A genomic stretch from Pseudomonas sp. MUP55 includes:
- a CDS encoding sigma 54-interacting transcriptional regulator, which produces MSLHETYGQPLLTFPDAEKSPLSIRAKALVFVDPRSRKLREDLENLAPRALPVLIRGETGSGKELLARHIHRGSDRTGLFVSVNCGAISPTYADAELFGYAAGSHSGAASSRAGWFGSANGGTLYLDEIGDLPLPIQVKLLAALENHEVTRVGAQQPSPVDVRLVAATSIDLAQAVAAGKFHERLFHYLSEGQLDLPALRERVGDILSLAEYFLGIYSQRLDLPVPLISDAAQRVLEHHSWPGNTRELENVIHFALLVSSGDEILPEHLNLPVAGSPLEQVRRIFASASPAEQETLRKFLYEQNGIST; this is translated from the coding sequence ATGAGTCTGCATGAAACCTACGGCCAGCCGTTGCTGACCTTTCCCGATGCCGAAAAAAGCCCGCTGAGCATTCGCGCCAAGGCGTTGGTGTTTGTCGACCCGCGTTCGCGCAAGCTGCGTGAAGACCTGGAAAACCTCGCACCGCGTGCATTGCCCGTGTTGATTCGTGGCGAGACGGGCAGCGGCAAGGAGCTGCTGGCGCGGCATATCCACCGTGGCAGTGATCGCACGGGCCTGTTTGTGTCAGTCAACTGCGGCGCGATCAGCCCGACCTACGCCGATGCGGAATTGTTCGGCTATGCCGCCGGCAGCCACAGCGGTGCGGCGAGCAGCCGGGCCGGGTGGTTTGGCTCGGCCAATGGCGGCACCCTGTACCTGGACGAAATCGGCGATCTGCCGTTGCCGATCCAGGTCAAACTGCTCGCTGCCCTGGAAAATCACGAAGTCACCCGCGTCGGCGCCCAGCAGCCAAGCCCGGTTGACGTGCGCCTGGTGGCGGCCACCAGCATCGACCTGGCCCAGGCCGTGGCGGCGGGCAAGTTTCACGAGCGCCTGTTTCATTATTTGAGCGAAGGCCAACTGGACCTGCCGGCATTGCGCGAACGGGTTGGCGACATCCTGTCCCTGGCCGAATACTTCCTCGGCATCTACAGCCAGCGCCTGGACCTGCCGGTGCCGCTGATCAGTGACGCGGCGCAGCGGGTGCTGGAGCACCATAGCTGGCCGGGCAATACCCGCGAGCTGGAAAACGTCATTCACTTTGCGTTGCTGGTGAGCAGCGGCGATGAAATTCTGCCCGAGCACCTGAACCTGCCGGTTGCCGGCTCGCCGTTGGAGCAGGTGCGGCGGATTTTCGCGAGCGCCAGTCCCGCCGAGCAGGAGACGCTGCGTAAATTCCTGTATGAGCAAAATGGAATATCAACGTGA
- a CDS encoding MetQ/NlpA family ABC transporter substrate-binding protein, with amino-acid sequence MKKVLLFTALAAALTASFAQANEKLVVAATPIPHAEILELIKPTLAKEGVDLEIKVFTDYVQPNVQVAEKRLDANYFQTLPYLENFNKGKGTNLVTVVGVHVEPFGGYSKKIKNISELKDGATVAIPNEGSNSGRALLLLQKAGVITLKDPSNALATPKDIASNPKHLKFKELESALLPRVLDQVDLDLINTNYALEAGLNPAKDALIIEDAKSPYVNFLVARPDNKDSDAIQKLSKALTSPEVKAFIEKKYNGAVVPAF; translated from the coding sequence ATGAAAAAGGTTCTGTTGTTTACCGCACTGGCGGCTGCCCTGACTGCCAGCTTCGCCCAGGCCAACGAGAAACTGGTGGTGGCCGCCACCCCGATCCCGCACGCCGAGATCCTTGAGCTGATCAAGCCAACCCTGGCCAAGGAAGGCGTGGACCTGGAAATCAAAGTCTTCACCGACTATGTACAGCCAAACGTACAGGTCGCCGAGAAGCGCCTGGATGCCAACTACTTCCAGACCCTGCCGTACCTGGAAAACTTCAACAAGGGCAAAGGCACTAACCTGGTCACGGTCGTTGGTGTGCACGTAGAACCCTTCGGTGGTTACTCGAAAAAGATCAAAAATATCTCCGAGCTCAAGGATGGCGCCACCGTGGCTATCCCGAACGAAGGCTCCAACAGCGGCCGTGCCCTGTTGCTGCTGCAGAAAGCCGGTGTGATCACCCTGAAAGACCCGAGTAATGCCCTGGCCACGCCAAAAGACATCGCCAGCAACCCCAAGCACCTGAAATTCAAGGAGCTGGAATCGGCCCTGCTGCCCCGCGTGCTGGACCAGGTTGACCTGGACCTGATCAACACCAACTACGCTCTGGAAGCCGGCCTGAACCCAGCCAAAGACGCGCTGATCATCGAAGACGCCAAGTCGCCTTACGTGAACTTCCTGGTAGCACGCCCGGATAACAAGGACAGCGACGCGATCCAGAAACTGTCCAAGGCGCTGACCAGCCCGGAAGTCAAAGCCTTCATCGAGAAGAAGTACAACGGTGCGGTCGTGCCAGCGTTCTGA
- a CDS encoding amino acid ABC transporter permease, which yields MTFDFAFILSTLPAFLKAVGVTLQVGLIAIATSLLVALINAALLVFRTPYLSRLVALYVELARNTPLLIQLFFVYFALPALGLNISGFWAAIITMTFLGGAYLTEVLRAGVEAVPLAQIESGKSIGLSDWQLLRHVILPQAGILSLPALFANFIFLLKETTVVSAVAVPEILYTTKSYIALYYKTYEMLAVLTLICVLLFLPLSLLLSRVERRLQHGQFGS from the coding sequence ATGACCTTCGATTTCGCTTTTATCCTCAGCACCCTGCCGGCGTTTCTCAAAGCGGTCGGGGTGACCCTGCAAGTGGGCCTGATCGCCATTGCCACCTCCTTGCTGGTGGCGCTGATCAACGCGGCGCTGCTGGTGTTTCGCACGCCCTACCTGTCACGTCTGGTGGCGCTGTACGTTGAGCTGGCGCGTAACACACCGCTGCTGATCCAGCTGTTCTTCGTGTATTTCGCGCTGCCGGCCCTGGGCTTGAATATCTCCGGGTTCTGGGCGGCGATTATCACCATGACCTTTCTCGGCGGCGCCTACCTCACCGAAGTGCTGCGCGCGGGTGTGGAGGCGGTGCCGCTGGCGCAGATCGAGTCGGGCAAATCCATCGGCCTGTCCGACTGGCAACTGCTGCGCCACGTGATCCTGCCCCAGGCCGGTATCCTCAGCCTGCCGGCACTGTTCGCCAATTTCATCTTTCTGCTCAAGGAGACCACGGTGGTCTCCGCCGTGGCGGTGCCGGAGATTCTCTACACCACCAAAAGCTACATCGCGCTCTACTACAAGACCTACGAAATGCTCGCCGTATTGACGCTGATCTGCGTGCTGCTGTTTCTGCCGTTGTCGCTGTTGCTCAGCCGCGTGGAAAGGAGGCTCCAGCATGGCCAGTTCGGGTCTTGA
- a CDS encoding amino acid ABC transporter permease encodes MASSGLELLWVSLPQLGKGAAQTLSISFLSIAFSTVGGVLYGVLRTLNNRVVNALLRVYLELFRAIPVLVWLYLLFFGLPIFFGLSLPSFWCAVLVLSLWGASEVGEVVRGALHSLPRGQREAGLSIGLSAPQLYGYVLLPQALKRMTPPTINVYTRLIKTSSLAVLIGVVDVIKVGQQIIERTYESVLIYGALFLFFFFICYPLSAASKVLERRWAQA; translated from the coding sequence ATGGCCAGTTCGGGTCTTGAGCTGCTGTGGGTGTCGTTGCCGCAACTGGGCAAGGGCGCTGCGCAAACCCTGTCGATCTCCTTCTTGAGCATCGCCTTCAGCACCGTCGGCGGGGTGCTGTACGGCGTCTTGCGCACCTTGAACAACCGGGTGGTCAATGCGCTGCTGCGGGTCTACCTGGAGTTGTTTCGCGCCATACCGGTGCTGGTCTGGCTGTACCTGTTGTTTTTCGGCCTGCCGATTTTCTTCGGCCTGAGCCTTCCCAGTTTCTGGTGTGCGGTGCTGGTGTTGTCGTTGTGGGGCGCCAGTGAAGTCGGCGAAGTGGTGCGTGGCGCGTTGCATTCGCTGCCGCGTGGCCAGCGCGAAGCCGGCTTGTCGATCGGGCTGTCCGCCCCGCAGTTGTATGGCTACGTGCTGTTGCCGCAAGCGCTCAAGCGCATGACGCCGCCCACCATCAACGTGTACACGCGCCTGATCAAGACCAGCTCGCTGGCCGTGCTGATCGGTGTGGTGGATGTGATCAAGGTCGGCCAGCAAATCATCGAGCGCACCTATGAGTCCGTGTTGATCTACGGCGCGCTGTTCCTGTTTTTCTTCTTTATCTGCTACCCGTTGTCGGCCGCCTCCAAGGTGCTGGAACGGCGCTGGGCCCAAGCATGA
- a CDS encoding amino acid ABC transporter ATP-binding protein, whose amino-acid sequence MSALIEFQGFNKFFGEHQVLKGIDLSVQRGEVVVILGPSGCGKSTLLRCLNGLEVAHSGHLRLAGKELLDKHTDWRQVRQDIGMVFQSYHLFPHMSVLDNILLGPLKVQKRDPREAREQAQKLLERVGLADKRDAFPRQLSGGQQQRIAIVRSLCMNPQVMLFDEVTAALDPEMVKEVLEVIQDLARDGMTLLIVTHEMAFARAVADRVVFMEAGRILEHNTPEAFFTNPQTARAQQFLEKFSFVSTLPKKIKELELI is encoded by the coding sequence ATGAGCGCATTGATCGAGTTTCAGGGTTTCAACAAATTCTTCGGCGAACACCAGGTGCTCAAGGGCATCGACCTGAGCGTGCAACGTGGCGAAGTGGTGGTGATCCTCGGCCCCAGCGGTTGCGGAAAAAGTACCTTGCTGCGCTGCCTCAATGGCCTGGAAGTGGCTCACAGCGGGCACTTGCGCTTGGCCGGCAAAGAGCTGCTGGACAAGCACACCGACTGGCGCCAGGTGCGCCAGGACATCGGCATGGTGTTCCAGAGCTACCACCTGTTCCCGCACATGAGCGTGCTCGACAACATTCTGCTCGGCCCGTTGAAAGTGCAGAAGCGAGACCCGCGTGAAGCCCGCGAGCAGGCGCAAAAACTGCTCGAGCGCGTGGGCCTGGCCGACAAGCGCGACGCCTTTCCACGCCAGCTTTCCGGCGGTCAGCAGCAACGCATCGCCATCGTGCGTTCGTTGTGCATGAACCCGCAGGTGATGCTGTTCGATGAAGTCACCGCCGCCCTCGACCCGGAGATGGTCAAGGAAGTGCTGGAAGTCATCCAGGACCTGGCCCGCGATGGCATGACCCTGCTGATCGTCACCCATGAAATGGCCTTCGCCCGCGCCGTCGCCGACCGCGTGGTGTTTATGGAGGCCGGCCGCATCCTCGAACACAACACCCCCGAGGCATTCTTTACGAACCCGCAAACCGCACGCGCGCAGCAGTTCCTGGAGAAGTTCTCCTTTGTTTCAACACTGCCCAAAAAGATCAAGGAACTGGAGCTGATATGA
- a CDS encoding transporter substrate-binding domain-containing protein: MKKLLLPLLAVALLAGCDKKAEEPTKPAAAAVSALDKIKARDKLIVGVFTDKPPFGFVNEAGRYVGFDTDIGRQFAKDLLGDENKVEFVAVEPASRIPFLQSDKVDLILANMTVTPERKEAVDFTNPNLKVAVQALVPNNSPVKSLDDLATRTTIVTTGTTADIWLTKNHPDWKLLKFEKNSESLQALSAGRGDAYAQDNLVLFSWAKQNPGYRVLEQKLGDEAPIAPAVKKGNIELRDWVNAELAKLGEEKFLLKLYDQYVRKELSDDTKPESVIVEGGKWQG, from the coding sequence ATGAAAAAGTTACTGCTGCCCCTGCTGGCCGTCGCGTTACTGGCCGGCTGCGACAAGAAGGCCGAAGAGCCCACCAAACCTGCCGCCGCCGCGGTGAGCGCGCTGGACAAGATCAAGGCACGCGACAAGCTGATCGTTGGCGTGTTCACCGACAAGCCGCCGTTCGGCTTCGTCAACGAGGCGGGCCGCTACGTCGGCTTCGATACCGACATCGGCCGCCAATTCGCCAAGGACCTGCTGGGCGATGAGAACAAAGTCGAGTTCGTTGCCGTGGAGCCGGCCAGCCGCATTCCGTTCCTGCAAAGTGACAAGGTCGACCTGATCCTGGCCAACATGACCGTGACCCCTGAGCGCAAGGAAGCGGTGGACTTCACCAACCCCAACCTGAAAGTCGCGGTACAGGCGCTGGTGCCCAACAACAGCCCGGTCAAGAGCCTGGATGACCTGGCAACCCGCACCACCATCGTCACCACCGGCACCACCGCCGACATCTGGCTGACCAAGAACCACCCGGACTGGAAGCTGCTCAAGTTCGAGAAAAACTCCGAGTCGCTGCAAGCATTGTCGGCCGGCCGTGGCGATGCCTACGCCCAGGACAACCTGGTGCTGTTCAGCTGGGCCAAGCAGAACCCCGGCTACCGCGTGCTCGAGCAGAAACTCGGCGATGAAGCACCGATTGCCCCGGCGGTGAAGAAGGGCAACATCGAACTGCGCGACTGGGTGAACGCGGAACTGGCCAAGTTGGGCGAAGAGAAATTTCTGCTCAAACTGTACGACCAGTATGTGCGCAAAGAACTGAGCGATGACACCAAGCCTGAGAGCGTGATTGTCGAAGGGGGCAAGTGGCAGGGCTGA
- a CDS encoding AAA family ATPase, translating into MLKTLAVANYRSINKLVVPLDRLNLVTGPNGSGKSNLYRALRLLAETAQGGVINALAREGGLDSTFWAGPQTISRRMHSGEVPIESSVRQGVKRLRLGFAAEDFSYAISLGLPEPSESFFSLDPEVKKECIWAGHVYRPASLLVQRSGPMVRAREGRSWDVLAQHTPNYHSLFDQVGNLRGSPEVLLLRESIRGWRFYDHFRSDVDAPVRQPQLGTRTPVLHHDGRDLAAALQTIREIGDPDALNRAVSDAFPGARLNIQPLQGARFAIEFYQEGLLRPLSAAELSDGTLRYLLLIAALLTPRPPTMMVLNEPETSLHPDLLPALARLIIETSKHCQVWVVSHASRLIAALQQDEGCNSIVLEKVLGETRMVDQGMLDAPAWHWPQ; encoded by the coding sequence ATGCTCAAGACCCTCGCGGTGGCCAATTACCGCTCGATCAATAAACTGGTGGTGCCCCTGGACCGACTGAACCTGGTCACCGGCCCCAATGGCAGCGGCAAGTCCAACCTGTACCGCGCCCTGCGCCTGCTGGCCGAAACCGCCCAGGGTGGGGTGATCAATGCACTGGCCCGCGAAGGCGGATTGGACTCGACCTTCTGGGCCGGGCCGCAAACCATCAGCCGGCGCATGCACAGCGGTGAAGTACCCATCGAATCCAGCGTGCGCCAGGGCGTCAAGCGCCTGCGCCTGGGGTTCGCCGCCGAAGACTTCAGCTACGCGATCTCCCTGGGTTTGCCGGAACCCAGCGAATCGTTTTTCAGCCTCGACCCAGAGGTCAAGAAGGAGTGCATCTGGGCCGGGCACGTCTACCGCCCCGCCAGCTTGCTGGTACAACGTTCCGGGCCGATGGTGCGCGCTCGCGAAGGCCGGTCGTGGGATGTGCTGGCCCAGCACACGCCGAATTATCACAGCCTGTTCGACCAGGTCGGCAATCTGCGTGGCTCGCCGGAAGTCCTGCTGCTGCGCGAGAGCATTCGTGGCTGGCGCTTTTATGATCACTTTCGCAGCGACGTGGACGCCCCCGTGCGCCAGCCCCAGTTGGGCACGCGCACGCCGGTACTGCATCACGACGGACGTGACCTGGCGGCGGCGCTGCAGACCATTCGCGAGATCGGCGACCCGGATGCCTTGAACCGCGCCGTCAGCGACGCGTTCCCTGGGGCGCGCTTGAATATCCAGCCGTTGCAAGGCGCGCGCTTTGCCATCGAGTTCTATCAGGAAGGCTTGCTGCGGCCTTTGTCGGCGGCGGAGTTGTCGGACGGCACCTTGCGCTACCTGCTGCTGATCGCCGCGCTGCTGACGCCACGACCGCCGACCATGATGGTGCTGAACGAACCTGAAACCAGCCTGCATCCGGACCTGTTGCCCGCCTTGGCGCGCTTGATTATCGAAACGTCGAAGCACTGCCAGGTGTGGGTGGTGTCCCATGCCAGCCGCCTGATAGCAGCGTTGCAGCAGGATGAGGGGTGCAATTCGATTGTGCTGGAGAAGGTGCTGGGGGAAACGCGGATGGTGGACCAGGGGATGCTGGATGCGCCGGCGTGGCATTGGCCGCAATAG
- a CDS encoding efflux RND transporter periplasmic adaptor subunit codes for MGGRISTFLFGLGLLTLLGGCGEEKAEPKAHSRVFVQTVQPADFAAAVTLTGDIQARVQTDLSFRVGGKIIQRMVDVGDRVTAKQVLAKLDPKDLQTNVDSAQAQVVAEQARVKQTAAAFVRQEKLLPKGYTSRSEYDAAQAALRSSQSALAAAQAQLANAGEQLGYTALIADAPGIITARQAEVGQVVQATVPIFSLARDGERDAVFNVYESLLVEPPPDAPITVSLLDNPTIKAQGKVREVTPAVAANTGTVQVKIALQSLPKGMELGSVVSATANGPAKASIELPWSALTKDLSEPAVWLVDGEGKAQLHKVTVARYLTGKVIIGDGLKGGEKVVVAGGQLLHPGMLVEIAQQGAQP; via the coding sequence ATGGGCGGTCGCATTTCCACATTTCTGTTCGGCCTTGGCTTACTGACGCTGCTTGGCGGCTGTGGCGAGGAAAAGGCCGAACCCAAGGCCCATTCCCGAGTTTTCGTGCAAACCGTGCAGCCGGCGGATTTTGCCGCGGCGGTCACGCTCACCGGGGATATCCAGGCGCGGGTGCAAACCGATTTGTCCTTTCGTGTGGGGGGCAAGATCATCCAGCGCATGGTCGACGTCGGTGATCGAGTGACGGCCAAACAAGTGCTGGCCAAGCTTGACCCCAAGGACCTGCAAACCAACGTCGACTCGGCCCAGGCCCAGGTCGTGGCCGAGCAGGCGCGGGTCAAGCAAACGGCTGCCGCCTTCGTGCGCCAGGAAAAACTCTTGCCCAAGGGCTACACCAGCCGCAGCGAATACGACGCCGCCCAGGCCGCGCTGCGCAGCAGCCAGAGCGCCTTGGCCGCCGCCCAGGCCCAGTTGGCCAACGCCGGTGAACAACTCGGCTACACCGCCTTGATCGCCGATGCGCCGGGCATTATCACGGCGCGCCAGGCGGAAGTCGGCCAGGTGGTACAAGCCACCGTGCCGATCTTCAGCCTGGCCCGCGATGGCGAACGCGACGCGGTGTTCAACGTTTACGAGTCGCTGCTGGTGGAACCGCCGCCGGATGCGCCGATCACCGTCAGTCTGCTGGATAACCCGACCATCAAGGCCCAGGGCAAGGTGCGTGAAGTCACCCCGGCCGTGGCCGCCAACACCGGCACTGTGCAGGTGAAGATTGCCCTGCAAAGCCTGCCCAAAGGCATGGAACTGGGCTCGGTGGTGAGCGCCACCGCCAATGGCCCGGCCAAGGCCAGTATCGAGTTGCCGTGGTCAGCCCTGACCAAAGACCTCAGCGAACCCGCCGTGTGGCTGGTGGACGGCGAGGGCAAGGCGCAACTGCACAAGGTCACGGTGGCACGCTACCTCACCGGCAAAGTGATTATCGGCGACGGCCTTAAAGGCGGCGAAAAAGTCGTGGTGGCCGGTGGGCAGTTGCTGCACCCCGGCATGCTCGTCGAAATCGCCCAGCAAGGAGCGCAGCCATGA
- a CDS encoding efflux RND transporter periplasmic adaptor subunit has translation MKQLTVILAASLLLVACSKEEAPPEPVRPVLSMEVKAEDQENLGRFAGTIQARYESNLGFRVPGRIARRTVDVGAEVEKGALLAVLDPTDQQNQLRAAQSDLARVQAQFINAQANARRQQELFNRGVGAQAQLDVAQTDLKTTQASLDQARASVNQARDQLNYAELRTDHAGIVTAWNAEAGQVVSAGQQVVTLARPDIKEAVIDLPAGLAERLPADVVFRVAGQLDPSVQTTAIVREIEPQAQSATRTRRARLTLAETPAAFRLGTAISVTLSTAIAPRIELPLSALQDVDGKTRIWLLDTQSQTVQPRDVTVVSRDTKSALLSAGIKPGERVVTAGVNSLKAGQKVKIDEDSPR, from the coding sequence ATGAAGCAACTGACGGTTATCCTCGCCGCCAGCCTGTTGCTGGTGGCCTGCTCCAAGGAAGAAGCACCGCCCGAACCGGTGCGCCCGGTGCTGTCCATGGAAGTGAAGGCCGAAGACCAGGAAAACCTCGGTCGCTTTGCCGGCACTATTCAGGCGCGCTACGAAAGTAACCTGGGTTTCCGCGTACCTGGCCGTATCGCTCGCCGCACTGTGGACGTGGGCGCCGAGGTGGAGAAGGGCGCCTTGCTCGCCGTGCTCGACCCCACCGACCAGCAGAACCAGTTGCGCGCCGCCCAGAGCGACCTGGCCCGCGTGCAGGCGCAGTTCATCAACGCCCAGGCCAATGCGCGCCGCCAGCAAGAGTTGTTCAACCGTGGCGTCGGCGCCCAGGCTCAGCTCGACGTGGCCCAGACCGACCTGAAAACCACCCAGGCGAGCCTCGACCAGGCCCGCGCCTCGGTCAATCAGGCGCGGGACCAGCTCAACTACGCCGAACTGCGCACCGACCACGCCGGCATCGTCACCGCGTGGAATGCCGAGGCCGGCCAGGTGGTCAGCGCCGGCCAGCAAGTGGTGACCCTGGCTCGGCCGGACATCAAGGAAGCGGTGATCGACCTGCCTGCCGGCCTGGCCGAGCGCCTGCCCGCGGACGTGGTGTTCCGGGTGGCCGGGCAACTGGACCCCAGCGTGCAGACCACCGCCATCGTGCGCGAGATCGAGCCCCAGGCCCAAAGCGCCACGCGCACCCGTCGCGCGCGCTTGACCCTGGCCGAGACGCCCGCCGCGTTTCGCCTGGGCACCGCCATCAGCGTGACCTTGAGCACCGCCATTGCGCCACGTATCGAGCTGCCCCTGAGCGCGCTGCAGGACGTCGACGGCAAGACCCGCATCTGGCTGCTCGACACCCAGAGCCAGACGGTGCAACCGCGTGACGTCACGGTCGTCAGCCGTGACACCAAAAGCGCACTGCTGAGCGCGGGTATCAAGCCCGGTGAGCGCGTCGTCACCGCCGGTGTGAACAGCCTGAAAGCCGGGCAAAAAGTCAAAATCGACGAGGACAGCCCGCGATGA